CCGAGCGCGCGGGCGACCGCGATCCGCGGATCGGGCTGCGGGCCGTCTCCGCGTTGCGGCGGCTCCTGGAGCAGCTCGAAGCGGTACAGGTGCGCAGCGCGCGCCAACAGGGCTGGTCGTGGCAGGAGATCGCCGCGGAACTGGGTGTCAGCAGGCAGGCCGTGCACAAGAAGTACGGGAGGCAGTGATGTTCGAACGGTTCACCAAGGACGCCCGCGCGGTGGTCCTCGGCGCGGTCGGCCACGCCGAGCGCCTGGACGCCGAGACGGTCGACGAACAGCACCTACTGCTGGCGCTCCTCGACCGCGAGGCCAGCCGCGCGTCGTTCGCCCTGACGTCACTGGGACTCGGAGGGCGCAGGGAGTCCGTCCGGCGGGCTCTGGCCGAGGCCCGCCGACGCGGCGGCCTCTCCCGCGCCGACGCCGAAGCTCTCTCGGGGCTGGGCATCGACGTCTCGGCGATCGTCTCCCGCGTCGAGGAGGCCCATGGCGAGGGCGCCTTGGAGCCTGCCGCCCAGGGGAACGGCAAAGGGTGGTGGGCCGGTTTCGTCGGCCAGCGGCGTCCTTTCGCCCGCGGTGCCAAGGACGTCCTCACCGAGTCACTGCGCATGGCCCTCGCCCGGAAGGATCGGCACATCGGCGACGAACATCTCCTCCTTGCCCTCACCGCCCGCCCCGGCGTCCCGTCGGAGGTCCTGGCCGACCACGGCGTGACCTATGTGGCGCTGCGGCGCGTGCTGTACGGCGGGGGAGAGGCGAAGGCGGGCTGAGAGGGCGCAGAGGGTGGCGGGGAGGCGAGGCGGTCCGTTCCTGGGCCGCCTCGGCCGTGCTCAGCCCTCGGCCGTGTTCAGCCCTCGGCCGTGTTCAGCCCTTGGGTGTCCGCAGCATCGCGCCTATGTGAGCCGCCGCCGACGACAGCTGTCGGCGGGCGTCGCGCAGTTGCTCCTCCGTGACCCCGTGATCGCGGGCCGCGTCGCGGATGTCGTCGCGGAAACGGTCCAGCAGGCGGTCCAGGTCCCGGGTGGGATCGCCCGTGGAGTCCTCATGGGCCCAGGAAGGCTCGTAACCGGCGGGGAAGTCCTCGGGGGTGTCCGTGTAGTCGGGACGGTCGGGGTGGTCGGGACGGTCGGGCTTCCTCGTCTCGGCCCCCGCCCCGGCTCCCGTCCCCGCCCGGCCGAAGCCGAAGTCCTTGCCGAACTCCTTCCCGAAGTCCTTGCCGAAATCGCCGAACTCCTTGGCGAGCTCGGTGAGGCCCTCCCGGACCCCCGTCGGCCAGTCACCCCGGGTGAAGTGGTCCTGCACCTGGTCCTGGACGCGCTTGGCGATGCGCTGGAACTCTTCCTGTGCCTGCGCCCGGACCCGCTCCTGAGCCTCCTTGGCCTGGTGCCGGGTCCGCTGGGCCTCCTCGCGGGCCCGTCGGCTCTCGTCCTTGGCGCGCCGCGCCTGCTCCTTCCACTCCTGCTTCACGCGCCGCATCTCCTCCTTCGCGGCCCGCCACGCCTCCTTGTCCCCGAGGTCCGTGAAGTCGCCGCCCGCGCCATCGCGTGCACCGGCTCCCGTGGAACCCCGGCGGGCCTCGCTCGCCGCGGCCCGCATCTCGCGGCGCAGATCTCCCGCGGCGCCCCGCACGTCGGCCCGGATCTCCGCGGCCAGCTCGGCGACCGATTCGCGGATCTCCAGCTCCAGGTCGGCCAGTTCGCCGCTGCGGTCGGCCAGCTCGGCTCGGCCGGCGTCCGTGATCGCGTACACCTTCCTGCCGCCCTCGGTGGTGTGGGTGACCAGGCCCTCGGCCTCCAGCTTGGCCAGCCGGGGGTAGACGGTGCCGGCCGACGGCGCGTACAGCCCCTGGAAGCGCTCCTCCAGGAGGCGGATCACTTCGTAGCCGTGGCGTGGTGCCTCGTCGAGCAGTTTGAGGAGGTAGAGCCGCAGGCGGCCATGGGCAAAGACGGGAGCCATGTCAGAGCCCCTTCTGGTGGGTCGGGCCGTCGGGTGATCCGTCGGTGGCGTCAGTGGCGGTGGAGAGGGGGGCCGGCGCGGGCGTCTCGGGGGTGGGTCCGCTTCCCGGTGGGGCAGGAGCCGTGTCCCGTGGGCCATCCTCCCCGACGGCGGCCTTCTTCTCGAAATCCACATCCGCTTCGTCGTCCCACGGTTCGTCCTCCGCCGGGGGCCTGCGCAGGAGTGCGATCGAACCGGAGACGGTGGTCGCCTTCAGGCGGCCGTTCCCGGCGCCGAGCCTGCCGGTGATCTTCTTGGCGCCCCACTGGCCGTTGATCCGCAGGTCCTCGAAGGCGCTGGAGACCGTGCCGCTCGCCGAGTCCACCTCCACCTCCGCGTCCGCCGGGTGCGGCAGGCGGACGGCGATCTCTCCCGAGATGCTGGTCAGCCGGATGTCGCTGGACCGGCCGGCCGGGTCCAGGTCGACGATCACGGAGCCGCTGATCGAGTCCACCCGCACGGAGGGGCTGGAGCCCTCGATGACGGTCAGGTCACCGGAGACGGAGTTGAGCCGGAGGTCGCCTGTGAGGGCCTGTACCTCCACGTTCCCCGAGACCGTGTCCGCTCGGACCGGGCCCGACAGGCCCACGAGTGTGGTGTCGCCGGAGATGCCCTTCACCACCGCCCGGCCGTCGATGCCGGAGACCACGGCGGTGGCGCTGACCACGCCCACCTCGACGCGGGTGCCGGCGGGGACGGCCAGGGAGACCACCGCGCTGCGGCGCCAGCCCTTGCGGTCGAGCCACTTGAGGAAACCCTTCCAGGGGAGGTCCTCGTACGCGACTGTCAGGGTGCCGTTCTCCTGCGTGACCATCAGGGGTGGGCCCTCTATCGAGGAGACTTCGAGGTGGGTGGGGCCCTCGTCGGTGCCTACGATGTTGACCGTGCCGCTGGCGATGCGCACGTGGAGGGCCGTCACCGGGTCGTCGAATGTGAGCTTCCTTGGCTCTGCGACGGGCCACTCGGGCATGGGGCTGACCTCCTCGGACGGGGGTGGGCGTGGGGGTGACGCGAAGTGACGCGCCATATCGCGTCTCTTTTAGACACGATATATCGCGGATTCGGGAAGTCAAGGTACTCGTTCTGGTGAACCGGGGTCCTGATGGTGTCAAATATGGATAAATTGACCTCGTGCTGGGCTGGACGTGAGACGTCGGGGGTTGGCTGCTGCTGCCCGGCGGGGGTAATCAGAGTTCGCCCCCGCCGCCCCTACCCGTTCCCGTCACTGCATGGGGGCTGCGCCCCCTCGCCCCTTTATCGCGCTGCGCGCTCGTCCTCAAACGCCGGACGGGCTGAAAGCAGGCCGGACGGTCTGAAAGCAGGCCGGACGGGCTGAAATCAGGAGGCGTTACTCGTCGTCCTCGTCCTCGTCGTCCAGGCGGGCCAGCCATGTTGCCAGGCGTTCTACCGGGATCTCGAAGTCCGGGTTGAGGTCGACGAAGGTGCGGAGTTGTTCGGCGAGCCACTCGAAAGTGACCTCCTCCTGGCCGCGTCGCTTCTCAAGTTCCTCGATACCGCGGTCGGTGAAGTACATGGTGGTTGCTCTCCTGCGTGCGTAACCGGTCGTTCTCCTGCGCACAGCCTACGAAACCGGTCGATGCCCCTCCGCGGGACGATCCCGTGACTAAGGTGTGCATCTGGCGCAGAACGGGTAACTCCCTTTTCCCGAAAGCCTGTTCATCCATGCTGGGTCGTGCGGTTCTGGTGCTGCCGAGCGGCGCGAGACGGAGCGGTGAGATGTCCGAACTGATGACGGCCGCCGGTCAGCTGGCTCCCTACCTGAGCGCCGCAGCGGCGTCGATGGGGACGGCCGTGCTCGTGAGCGCCCGGGACCGGCTCGCCGACAGCGTCGTACAGGGCAGCCGGACGTTCCTTGACGCGGTCCTCGGGCGGGAGGGCGGTGACGCCGGAGCGGGGGAGGTTCTCGCGCGGTTGTCCGGGGCCGAGCGCGAGGTTCTGGAAGCGGCCGTCGGGCACTGGCTCTCGGGCGGTGACCTGAGCGCGTCCGCTCTTGAGGGATGGGTGGCGAAATCCGCCGCTCTCCGGCCGGGCGGGGACTTCCATGTGACCGCCACCGGGACGCACGCCGTCGCCGTCGGGCAGGTTCAGGGGGACTTCCATCTCTCCAGTCCGCCTCGTGAAACCGAGCGCGACGAACGAGCCGGTCGCGTCGATCCTTCGAGCGGCGGATGACCAAACCCGCCGAAGGCGTCCGTGAGGGCGTCCGTGAGAGCGTCCGCGAAGGGGCCCCGGAAGGGCAGGGCGGCCCCAGCGTGCGGGGCGAGGGCACCTGGGTCACGGCTGTCGGCCAGGTGCTCGGCAACTTCGTCGTCAGTCTGGTCGTCGGCGACGCGCTGCAGAGCACGCTCGACGGCGCCCGCAGCTGGCGGGTGTGGAACTGGCCGCCGTTCTTCGTCGTCCTCGGCCTCGGCGGCGCGGCCCTGCTCAGGACTCCCGAGGGGCCTGGTGATCAGGTCCTCTGGTCCTATCTGATGATCGGCTCCGCCGTGCTGATCGCCCTCGTCCGGGTGGTCGGGATACGGGGGCGCGCCGGGGCCCAGGCCCTCGCCTCCGCGCTGTCCGTCGCCCTCGCCGTCGGCGGGACGGTCTGGGTGGAGCAGGTGCGCGGCCACGGGGAGGTCGATGTCGCCGGTCTGACGACGGTCACGCCGTCCCGGCCGCTGCGCGACGGGGAGACACTCGTCGTGGGGGTGGACGGGGGGCCGGTGCGTACGCATCTGCGTCTCGTCCCGCGGGTCGAGGACGCCGACCCGGACATGCAGTCCTGCACTCCGGAGACCCGGCTCGCCCTGCGGCTCGGCGGCGGCCCGAGCACGGTCGACGACGCCCGGTCGGGCCGGCCCGTGGACATACGGCTGGGCGGAGTCCGTGACGGCATACGCGTCACCGTCACGGTCCGCACCGACGCCGGCTGCCGGATGAACGTGTTCGTCGACGACGCCGTGCTGCACGGCTGAGGGGTACGGGGGAACGCAAGGTGAGTACGAACGTGGGCTCGAAGGCCCGTGTGTACGTGGCGGTGGCCGCGTTCTGCGTCATCGTCGCGGTCGGTCTGACGCTCGCGGTCAGTTCGGGCTCGGACGAACAGGACGACACGTTCCTGGGCAAGGAGCGGATCAGCGTCGGCATGCACAACGACCTGCCCGGTATCTCCTACGAGGAGAACTACCGCCGGTCGGGCCTCGACCAGCTGGTGTTGGAGCAGATCAAGGAGGGGCTGGGCATCAAGTCCGCGTCGCCGTCCAACGTGTCCTCGGAAGGGCGTATCCCGGCGTTGCGGAAGGGCGAGGTCGACCTGGTGATCGCGGCCTTCTCCATCACGCCGGAGCGCATGAAGGAGATCGACTTCGTGGGGCCGTACGCCACCACCCGGCAGGGTTTTCTGGTCGGGCCCAAGTCGACGGTCCACGAGCTGAACGACTTCAAGGGCGAGGCCGTCTGCTCCTGGGAGGGGACCACCTCCGTGGCGACCCTTCAGGAGTTCCGGCGCGAGGGCATCGAGATCAAGGAGCTCGTCGACGCCTCCGACTGCATCGAGGCGCTCAAGCGCGGCGAGGTGCAGGCGGTGTCCACCGACCAGATGATCCTCTACGGGTTCGCGCGCCACTACGCGAAGGAGGGGCTGCGGGTCGTGCCCGGCGTCACCATCGGGGCCCCGCAGCACTACGGGATCGGGCTGCCCAAGGGGCACCGGGCGGACTGCCTCAAGCTGCGTGAATTCGTGAAGCGGTACGTCGAGAGCAGTGACTGGATCAACGACGTCACCACGTCGTTGCCGGATATTCCGGCGCAGGAGCCGGGGTGGATCAGTGACTACAAGCCGAGTGACGAGTCCATTGACGCGCGCTCCTGTCGGGACGAACCGAGTGCTTGAGGTGTGTGGTGGGCGCGCCCCTGGGGGCTGCGCCCCCAGGCCCCCCTTCGGCCTGAACGGCCTCGTCCTCAAACGCCGGACGGGCTGACGGACGACGCCGGACGGGCTGAAGGATGACCCCCCGAACGGGCCGGACGGCCGGCATGCCGGAGGGCCCGGGCCGCAGTACTGCCGGACCGGGCCCTCCGTTCGTGCGGGGTGGTGCTCAGGCGTCGAACACCTCGCGCACCAGCTGCTCCTGCTCCGCCTGGTGGCGCTTGGCCGAGCCGACCGCCGGGGACGAGCCCGCCGGGCGGGAGATGCGGCGCAGGCGCTCCCCGTGGGGGATGTCCGCGCCGACCGCCAGGTCCAGGTGGTCGATCAGGTTGAGGGCGATGAAGGGCCACGCGCCCTGGTTCGCCGGCTCCTCCTGGGCCCACAGGTACTTCTCGGCGTTCGGGTACTTGGCGATCTCCGCCTGGAGCTCGGCACCCGGGAGGGGGTACAGGCGCTCGATGCGGATGACGGCCGTGTCCGTGATGCCGCGCTTCTTCCGCTCGGCGTCGAGGTCGTAGTACACCTTGCCCGCCGTGAAGACGACCTTCTTGACCGCGGCCGGGTCCACCGCGTCGTCGCCGATGACGGGACGGAAGCCGCCCGTCGTGAACTCCTCCGCCTTCGACGCCGCCGCCTTGAGGCGGAGCATCGACTTCGGGGTGAAGACCACCAGCGGCTTGTGGTGCGGGTTGTGCACCTGCCACCGCAGGAGGTGGAAGTAGTTCGACGGGAGCGTCGGCATGGCGACCGTCATGTTGTTCTGCGCGCACATCTGGAGGAAGCGCTCCGGGCGCGCGGACGAGTGGTCCGGGCCCTGGCCCTCGTAACCGTGCGGGAGGAGCAGCGTGACGCCGGACGTCTGGCCCCACTTCTGCTCCGCCGACGAGATGAACTCGTCCACGACCGTCTGGGCGCCGTTGACGAAGTCGCCGAACTGCGCCTCCCACATCACGAGGGACTCGGGACGCGCCAGCGAGTAGCCGTACTCGAAGCCCATCGCCGCGTACTCGGAGAGAAGCGAGTCGTAGCAGTTGTAGCGGGCCTGGTCCTCCGAGAGGTACTGGAGGGGGGTGAAGTCCTCGGCCGTCTCCCGGTCGATCAGGACCGCGTGGCGCTGGCCGAACGTGCCGCGGCGGGAGTCCTGGCCCGAGAGGCGCACCGGAGTGCCCTCCAGGAGCAGGGAGCCGATCGCGAGCGTCTCGCCCATGCCCCAGTCGATCGTGCCGTCCTCGACCATCGCCGCGCGGCGCTGCAGCTGCGGCAGCAGACGCGGGTGGACGGTGACGCGCTCGGGGATGTTGACCTGGGACTCGGCGATCCGCTTGACGACCTCCTGGGAGATCGCCGTGGTGAC
This sequence is a window from Streptomyces ortus. Protein-coding genes within it:
- a CDS encoding helix-turn-helix domain-containing protein, with translation MTEATDLAERAGDRDPRIGLRAVSALRRLLEQLEAVQVRSARQQGWSWQEIAAELGVSRQAVHKKYGRQ
- a CDS encoding Clp protease N-terminal domain-containing protein translates to MFERFTKDARAVVLGAVGHAERLDAETVDEQHLLLALLDREASRASFALTSLGLGGRRESVRRALAEARRRGGLSRADAEALSGLGIDVSAIVSRVEEAHGEGALEPAAQGNGKGWWAGFVGQRRPFARGAKDVLTESLRMALARKDRHIGDEHLLLALTARPGVPSEVLADHGVTYVALRRVLYGGGEAKAG
- a CDS encoding PadR family transcriptional regulator; translated protein: MAPVFAHGRLRLYLLKLLDEAPRHGYEVIRLLEERFQGLYAPSAGTVYPRLAKLEAEGLVTHTTEGGRKVYAITDAGRAELADRSGELADLELEIRESVAELAAEIRADVRGAAGDLRREMRAAASEARRGSTGAGARDGAGGDFTDLGDKEAWRAAKEEMRRVKQEWKEQARRAKDESRRAREEAQRTRHQAKEAQERVRAQAQEEFQRIAKRVQDQVQDHFTRGDWPTGVREGLTELAKEFGDFGKDFGKEFGKDFGFGRAGTGAGAGAETRKPDRPDHPDRPDYTDTPEDFPAGYEPSWAHEDSTGDPTRDLDRLLDRFRDDIRDAARDHGVTEEQLRDARRQLSSAAAHIGAMLRTPKG
- a CDS encoding DUF4097 family beta strand repeat-containing protein: MPEWPVAEPRKLTFDDPVTALHVRIASGTVNIVGTDEGPTHLEVSSIEGPPLMVTQENGTLTVAYEDLPWKGFLKWLDRKGWRRSAVVSLAVPAGTRVEVGVVSATAVVSGIDGRAVVKGISGDTTLVGLSGPVRADTVSGNVEVQALTGDLRLNSVSGDLTVIEGSSPSVRVDSISGSVIVDLDPAGRSSDIRLTSISGEIAVRLPHPADAEVEVDSASGTVSSAFEDLRINGQWGAKKITGRLGAGNGRLKATTVSGSIALLRRPPAEDEPWDDEADVDFEKKAAVGEDGPRDTAPAPPGSGPTPETPAPAPLSTATDATDGSPDGPTHQKGL
- a CDS encoding DUF6104 family protein — encoded protein: MYFTDRGIEELEKRRGQEEVTFEWLAEQLRTFVDLNPDFEIPVERLATWLARLDDEDEDDE
- a CDS encoding transporter substrate-binding domain-containing protein, whose product is MSTNVGSKARVYVAVAAFCVIVAVGLTLAVSSGSDEQDDTFLGKERISVGMHNDLPGISYEENYRRSGLDQLVLEQIKEGLGIKSASPSNVSSEGRIPALRKGEVDLVIAAFSITPERMKEIDFVGPYATTRQGFLVGPKSTVHELNDFKGEAVCSWEGTTSVATLQEFRREGIEIKELVDASDCIEALKRGEVQAVSTDQMILYGFARHYAKEGLRVVPGVTIGAPQHYGIGLPKGHRADCLKLREFVKRYVESSDWINDVTTSLPDIPAQEPGWISDYKPSDESIDARSCRDEPSA